CCCTCTGAACCGAGTATGCATTTGCATACTAACGTTCATTTGCATCGCGATTGGATTCTGCAGAACACCAAAATCTAGCCACTGTTTAAATATCCCTTATGGCGGTCTTGCTGGGTTTTTCGACAGGTTGATTTATGAATAAAGCAAAAATCGCCTGACGACTCCTGAATTTTGGGATTTCTTTCCACCGCTAATAGATTGAAAATTCTTTGAGGTTATTTACACAAAAGTTACCCCATTTCTGACCCGAACCCGAACGCATAAATTACAAGGAAACCCAAAACACAGTTGGGGACCGCACCTTTGGGCTGTCGCCTGCCCCGAAATTGGATTCTTTTAGCCACCCACCGCTTTCGGTGCTTCATGCTGCTTTCTGCTTTCTGTTTTTTGGGTAAATGCAGTTTTCGGCACTTGGTTGGCGCCAAAAACCGTAAGTACATATCAGCATGGCATAATTTATATTTCTCACTCCCTGCCCCACCCCCAACCTGCAAGTCGAGCGAACTCCTTCGTTATCGAGAGCAAGCAACCGAGCAGCAGTCGTAGGAATATGGAAATGTGCAAACAGCTGCAGCCATAAATTCCGGTCTGTGCCAGGTCGGGCAGGGGAAGAAACGAATCGAAGCACTTGAACAAGTGGAGTAATAGATTTGGTTTGCCATTCGAATCACTGCTAATTGTCGACACCCGCTCCGCAGCGGGCAGGGTACTCTGAGCAGCTGGGGGACTCCATGAAGTCATCACGAAGGGTCCTGTCAAACAGCGTGATTCAGCGTTTCCAATGATTAATGAGCCATAAAATGCAAAGTTCGGTTGCATGAACCCCCTTACCTTTGCGATTCCAGTCGGTCTGGCAGCACTGACAAGTTACAGCAAAATCAAAACATCAGAAATTTTAAAACGTCATAGTGGCTTGTATCCAATTTCGATAGAATAACAATAAGATAAGAACAAATGCACTTCCGGGGATCTTCCATCGCGGCCACAGCCATCTGGTTGTTTGTGCTGATGTTGGTGCAACAGCAGAGTGACGCAGCAGTGTCGGCAGCATCCACGAATGGCACAAAGCCCGTTCCGATATCGGAGCTAAGTGCACCGGCTGCAATTCCGAAAGCGGTAAAGTCAGATGATGCAGTGCCCGTGCCCAATCAAAAGGATGCTGATGTCATCATTGCTGAGAAGCCTGCGCTAACTTTGAAGGAACAACCCAAGGAGCCAGAGCGGCCAGCTGACCCAAAATCTCGGGCCGAGCCCAAGTTATCGCCATCCTCCAGTTTGCCTGTGGAGGATGCTCGCATCGAGCACTCTAGCATGGGCAATGAAATGGATTTTCCGGGACAAGCCGTCGTCTACGTTCTGGTGGCAATAACAAGTTCCGCCATTTTTCTACTTGTGTTGCGTGTCTATCAAATGCGATTAACACGAGCAGAGCGCAAATATGGGGTACAAGGCGACAGGACCAATCAAGAGCTAACATCACTTCCCATGGCCATCGAGGATGTCAACAGCGACGAGGAGGACCACATCGTGTTCGAGGTCAATCGCCAGAATATACGTATATTATGAAACGGCTAACACAAGAACACGGCAAACAGATATTTGGTCGCCACACCATTCTCAACACTTCTCAGCAAACTTGCCTTCTTAGCTGGTCTCATTGTAGAATTACGTCTTAGTCGCTAGCTAACTATGCAAATTGCCTGATTCCCTACTTGGTAACAACTGAGTTTTCTGTAACTTTCTCCCACAGATGGTTCCAATTTAACgaatcaaaagaaaaaaaaccattTGTGATAACTTTAACGATATATGAATATGTCTGTAAGAATAT
This region of Drosophila miranda strain MSH22 chromosome 2, D.miranda_PacBio2.1, whole genome shotgun sequence genomic DNA includes:
- the LOC108157627 gene encoding uncharacterized protein LOC108157627, translated to MHFRGSSIAATAIWLFVLMLVQQQSDAAVSAASTNGTKPVPISELSAPAAIPKAVKSDDAVPVPNQKDADVIIAEKPALTLKEQPKEPERPADPKSRAEPKLSPSSSLPVEDARIEHSSMGNEMDFPGQAVVYVLVAITSSAIFLLVLRVYQMRLTRAERKYGVQGDRTNQELTSLPMAIEDVNSDEEDHIVFEMVPI